Sequence from the Chrysemys picta bellii isolate R12L10 chromosome 23, ASM1138683v2, whole genome shotgun sequence genome:
acaaatattaaaaaattcttttgggggtgggggaaggaggagagaagatGTAACATGGTACCTATCAGATCCTGCTAAGCAGGACTTGTCCTGATCATATCTTATGTGGGAAAACTTCAAGGAAAATTCAGGTTCTGTAGAAGGTGGTGTCGGTGACTCCTGCATTCTCCAGACAGTCCTAAACAAGTGCTCGAACCTGGTGTTAGATTGTGCTGTGCTGCTGAAGGTGCTCTATTTTGGTGTGAATTATTTGAGTATTCATCATTAAAAGTACCCTTGACACTCTTAGAAAGAGTAGGTTTGTTGATCTGGTATTAGGATCACATTCACATAATCCTGTTCCGCAACCCTGAAATTCTCCACCCCACTCTTGAAgtttcaataaaaaatattattgttAATTTCTTGCGTCAAAAACTTTGTATGATTAGGTGTCTCCCTGGCACCTAGGGAGACACCTAATCAAGGGTTGGAGTAACTATAAatatagtaaaaagaagaacaggagtacttgtggcaccttagagactaacaaatttattagagcataagctttcgtggactacagcccacttcttcggatgtagtccacgaaagcttatgctctaataaatttgttagtctctaaggtgccacaagtactcctgttcttctttttgcggacacagactaacacggctgctactctgaaacctataaatatAGTGTTACAAAGCAATTGAGTTCCTGTATCAATGTAAGGGGATATTGCTTTATTTGTGCAAACAGAAGAGGGGTGGGGTAATGACATAGTAAAGTTGGATTGATCAGTTTCACAGATGTATTTATTGCTGTGATTAAACAGTTCCAAGGGACAGCTCCAAGCCACAGTTCAGCACACATTGCCCCTCTTCTGAGGGGAGCATTTATTTGCATGAAAAAGCAACTACGATGATACTTGCAGTGGCCAGACAAGAATTGTCATGttaaatatttaatcaaaatgtttcacatttGCATAATAAAGATCTTCTAGTGTTAATGGGTATTAAAGgaggaaatgaaaatgtttataaaataaatgacCCAAGCTAAGAGATCAGAATTTGTGTACACTAAAATTTACGTAGGTTTAAATTTCAAACCCAGATACATTTAAAACCATTTCCTCCTTTACTTGTCTGCTCAGACCTTAGTTCAGGATTCTGTTTGCCCTACAGCAGCCAGAGATGTTGCAGCCAGCTGAAACGGGGCTCCCTGTACTGCTGTACGGGGCTGTGATGCCATCAGCTATTGCAGGGGAGACTGTGAAGCCTGAACTGGGTCTTGGAAGGTAAGTAAAGGGGGAATGGATTTCAAATATAGGTGAACTCTGATTATCTGAACCTAGATTGCTTGTAATTTCTGGTATGTTCCCCCCACCTATTTGGATAATTGGGATTTACCTGTGTTTTGTCGTAAAATATCTGTGTGTTTATAACAGTTTGACACTGTTACTTCTTTGGgggtcaggagatctgagttctttTCCCAACGCTGTTGCTGTGCAGCCGTAAGCATGTCACCTcagttctctgtgcctcagtttccccccatgtAAAACGGAGTTATGGTTACGGTTGgcaaaaaaaataggaaaactcttgtttaaaaaaaaaaaccccacaaaaaagtGTCCATTTTTATCAAAacttcaaatttcaaaattttcaaccATGTCCAATTATGATATTCCCCTTCCTTTTATGAAGTTTGTTGAGATCAGTataactgtttgttttttaaaaaaccctacaGCCACTATTCTCAAATGTGAGTGGCAGAGGTTAGCTACTTTGCAGCCTGACCTTTTCATTGACCTCACTGGCACCACTGGACCACTTACGGATTTTGATTCCTGAGTCTCGGCACTcgcatttgaaaattttggcattAGCTTTTCAGTGCATCTTTAAATCAGGGCAGCAAGTGGTTTCCAGTCTTCTATGCCGCTCCTATAGTGTTGCTGTCTTGCAGCAACTAACAAAAAAACAGTGTGCTCAGAAATGCCCACTCAAATTAAAGTCTTAGTTTTAAGATTCACTTCCTAATTGGCATCTTCCCCCTCCTGTCTCCCCATGTGTGTATCCAGAGCCCTGAGCAAAGCTGGTGCAGTTTTTGTTTGAAGCACAAGCTAAGGCCCTGACTGCAACCTGAGTTACACTGACTACTAGTCCTGTACTTAGCCTCTGAACCTCAGTGGAATTTCACATGGGTGTTTTTTGTCGAAGGTTTTGTGGGGTCTCTGTATAAAGGTCTTATGACTAACAAAACACCATAGGGACAATTCTGCAGCCACTCTGCACACAGCTCCCAGTTTCAGGACTTGGGATTTCCACACACCCAGcacttgcaggattggacccatacCTATCGTATTCACGTGGTTCATTCATATCAAATGTTAATATAGAGTGGTGGATAGAGTGGATAGAGTGGTTTGAGTGGTGACTTTAGGGAAAGCTCTTTGGTACAAGGCTAACTTGAAAATCCTAATGAACTATGCGTCCAACCCCATTGCCATAACATCTACTCATGTTACTCAGACACCTCCGTGCTGTCCCCAGTGGAGAGGAACATTACTCAACCTCCCTGATCATCTCCCTTTCTTGACATGCCTTAATACTTTACTGTCTTGTAGCACCTTCTATTTCAGGAGCTCACGCCATTTGCAAACACTGATGTGGGTGAACACCTCTGGTTCAGAGTTCGAGGAAACTGAGATAGCGCGAGATTACCTAACTTCTAGCAAAGCCTGTGACAGAACcaagaatggaacccaggtctcgTAATAAACCGGTCATGTTCACCAGAACCGCCAGACCGCTCTAGCTTTACTGTAGTAAATGATGAAAGAGAAGTGTAGCACCATGCTTTGTAGGCCAACAAATTGGGGAGCGTGTTTGTTCTGTGGCCTGGGATCCTTGGCCAAAATCTCCCTGCCTTTGGTCCTTGAGGGTTGGCTACTGATGGTCATTAAAAGTCTGGTGCTGCCTTAGGTAGCCAAGCTCCATGGACAGCGAAAGTACATATGTGATATGATTTGCGCTCGGTGAATATCAATATCTTGGGCTGTGCAACTTTGCCTAAGTTGCTTTTGTCTCCTCCTAGGTATGGCTTTGTTGAGTTTGACGATCTGCGTGATGCAGATGATGCTGTTTATGAGCTAAATGGTAAAGACCTTTGTGGGGAGCGAGTTATCGTTGAGCATGCCAGGGGCCCCCGACGTGACAGCAGTTATGGTTCTGGACGCAGTAAGCACTAACATGCATTTGTATCgcggtgacttttttttttaattaagatatttcacttaaaaaaacacggtaattttttaaaagtcatgatATGAAGTTTGAATAATTTGTTTTTGTAATTGttaatgtaaatatttaaatatttatcaatTTGCTAATTGTAtgatatgattttattttacttaattaACTGATTAATAAATGTATGAACACAATTTCTTGTaccattattattaatttgtttgtttattttctaagTATTTGTTTATTTGTAATGTGATTGTTTAACATAGACTTAACAAAGACctcaatgttttaattaaaagagTCCTTTGAGGCTAAGATGACTGCCTGTTCCATTTGCTGACCTTGGGTTACCTTTCCATGAGTGGCTCTTTGACCTTTGTGGCCCTTGGCTGACCAAAAAAGGAAGCCATGTGACGACCGCAACCTTTTCCCATTAGACCTGGGTGGTGAGGATCCCAAGGGTTAGAGACAGATGAGATTAAACTGAAATAGGTGCCTGAAAATCTATATTCATGTCAGATATTCAGAAAACCTTTAATCAATGTAAGTAACATTAGTAAACTGGCTTTAGTGATTTGGTTTCTtgtttcaaaaattatttttttaataacttaAATTTAATTGCATGTTAACTGTAACTGTAATTATAATTCTACATCCTTGTAATTCTGGGCTAGTGTTGtagttatatattttttaatgttttatctctgtaattttgtctttttaaacaaGGAGAATCTAGCTTAGTCTAGAGGGTGGGGCAAAGATTAAATGTATTTGCTGACATATTGGGCAGAATAGTTTATTTATCTGGGGTGTAGACTAAGCCACTCCACCTCCCTAGCTGAAGTATTGCTGTCTGCTTGTCACCTCCTAAAGGTGGATATGGTTATAGAAGAAGCGGAAGAGATAAGTACGGTCCTCCCACCCGTACAGAGTACAGATTGATCGTGGAAAATCTGTCAAGCCGTTGCAGTTGGCAAGATTTGAAGGTAGGGGGCCCCTTTTTTTACCCTGCCTGAGTTGAAGATCAGAAAGGGCATAAATGACATGGTAATTGTGAAGCCAAGGAAATTTTGTGTGATCGTGTAGCCGTTGCACCAGCTAAGCATTGCTTGTTGTGAGGGAACACGCTATTTAGAACAGCTCCAATCAGACCCTGTACGCTGGAAATATTTGACTTTCAGAAGTTCTATGCTCTCCTTTTAGTAAGTGTAAATACACTCTCACACACAGACTTGAGAATACACGTTTGAAGTAGTACACATATACAAATACACATATTCAAAAGCTATATATCATTATATGGAATCTTGAGACATTCCACTTCATTTCCATATATACACATGTATGTTGTAAATGGACTTTTGGGAGAACATTAGTATTTTCATTTAACATAAGCTTGTGCACATACGTAaagatacaaacaaacaaacaaacttgccTTTAAAACTCTGCCAAGTCAAACCAGACTTTCATCAGACCTAGGAATTGAGTCTTCTCAAATTTGAAGTTTCCTCCATCAACTTCTGAAGTGCTGGTgtttgaaaaaagtttcaaacTTTAGCCAAAAGACTACATGTTTTCACGTGAAAACAACTCGCCCGTTTTTTAGGAAACTTTCAGAAAAATTCTCTTCCAGGCTGAGAGCAATCATACAAAATTTCAATCAACGTAAAATTTCTCAAAAATTGTAAGGAGCTGAAAATGATAGGAAAAACTTGGGTAACTCTTAACTATAGGCCACAGCACATGTAGTgattatggtgtgtgtgtgtgtgtgtgtgtgtgtgtgtgtgtgtgtaagtaatgtCTTCCTGTAGCTGCTTGATTACCCTGTGCCCTCTGTTGTGTAAGAGGTTAAACTTTTAATGAAGAGCATTCTTATGATACCAATCAGCCATCATCCAAGCTATGGATGATTTAAAAGCATTTGCTTGTTCTTTGGGGGACTCTTTTTTTTGTGCTTTTCTCCTTGAGTTACCAAGAATTCATGTTCTCACTTTCTGAAAACTTGCAAGTGGATCAAAGGTCTGATCTTTGGATTTGAGTGGGAGCCAGGAATGCCAGAGagctaatcctggctctgccatggacaCCCTCTGCAcccttgagcaaatcactgaaTTCCTTTGCCTTAGTTTTTCTGTTGGTAAAATTGAGCTAATAATGATCAACATCACAGGGGTGTTTTGAAGCTGAATTAGTTCATAGTTCAGATATAAAGTATATCATCAACTGCTTATTATTCTGTGAAAACTCTAACTTGCTACAAACCTGTCATGTAGGTCTTGTTTAAATAGCATTTTATGTTGTTGAGAACACTTTAAACCACTGGTAGCTTGTCttcaaaatatattgttttaataCCAGAAGCAATTGGAGTGTATAATGGAGTAATCCTGTGCTGGATTCAGGTTTgtgggggagcagaaagggggtTGAGTTAGCACTAAAGCATCTCAAGACAGGAGTCTGGTGACTCAAGAACTGAAAATGATACTGACCTCTACACGCTGTTGGTACTGCAGCCTGAATCAGTGCTGATTGAAAGTCCGCACCATCTGACAGGCTGTTTGGGGTAGGACAGAATCTGTGTGGTCCTGATAAACAAATGTGCacatcacaaaacccaccacCATGTTTAGCAGTCTAAGAAGGGAGGCCAGGGAGTGAATGAGCTGGAAAATGGGGCCTCCAGGACAAGTCTGAAGTACACTAGCTAGGCAGTAGGGTGAAGGACGCATGTCTGTGCTGCCCCTATTTTGTTATAGGGCTTCAGTCACTTTTTACtggttcccttttttaaaaacacggCTTCTTAAACTTGACGGTAAAAGGTAAAAAATCAGAGTGCAAATCTTATGTTTTTTAATTACCTCAGGTTAGAAGAAACTTGCTCCAATCCAGAGCATGTCTTACTGCATCCCGGTTACCCATTTCACATAGGTTtcagagaggtagctgtgttagtctgtatcagcaaaaagaacgaggagtacttgtggcaccttagagactaacaaatttatctgggcataagctttcatgagctaaaacccacttcatcggatgcatgcagtggaaaatacagtaggaagattatatatatatgcagAGAACCTGAAAAAAtcggtgttgccataccaactataaggAGACTAATCAATTAGTTTTGGTCTCCAACagaaaaacccttcaaaaacagactccaacgagaaactgcagaattggaattaatttgcaaactggacaccattaaattaggcttgaataaacactgggagtggatgggtcattacacaaagcaAAAACTATTTTCCCCCTGCTAATTTTCCCCTTACTGTTacccacaccttcttgtcaactgttggaaatgggccatcctgatcatcactacaaaagtttttttctcctgctgataatagcccaccttaattgattagtctccttatagttggtatggcaacacccattttttcacgtTCTCtgcgtgtatatatatcttccttctgtattttccactgcatgcatccgatgaagtgggttttagcccacgaaagcttatgcccaaataaatgttagtctctaaggtgccacaagtactcctgttcttttccctTTCAAATAATAATTTGCATCAAAATTACTGCTGCCGTGTTTTTACTTGACTTGTTCAGAAacctggccctgctcctgcaaaaaTCCTTTTTGGATAAAATTTGCACTAACATCAGTGGGTCCTTGCTGATTGGTTGTGTTTATTTTGTGTGGGCTGTTGAGCACAATTACAGGAGCCTGCAAGAATCATTAGGACTAAGACAGCGCAAAAGGGAACTGTTCCCCCCGCTTGCCTTAGGCAAGCCAACCAATGCTGCTTTCTGCATGTAAAAGAAAAGATGAAATGAGCAGTGGGGGGAATAAACAGAACCAGCATGAAACCCTAAATCTGTGGATTCAAAGGCAATGTTTTTGTCCTTTCCTCCCAGGATTATATGCGTCAGGCAGGCGAAGTGACATATGCAGACGCACATAAAGGGAGAAAAAATGAAGGTGTGATTGAGTTCAAATCCTATTCGGATATGAAAAGAGCCCTTGAAAAGCTGGATGGGACAGAAGTGAATGGCAGAAAGATTAGGTTAGTGGAAGACAGGCCTGGATCCAGACGGCGCCGCTCCTATTCCAGAAGCCGAAGCCATTCGAGGTATGTTTTCCATAATACCTGTGGCTCTTAAAGTCTAATCGAATAGCCAATGCCAACCCCTGGATGCTTAGAGGTACGCTGGGTCCCCAGGAAACGGAGTTTTTGGTGACAGCCCAAATGAGTTGGAAGTAAATGACTGAGGAAAATTGGTTCACTGCTCATTGGACAGTGTGCTCCGTGATGGACACTTTTTAATACCTGATACAGTAACTCCCCtcttaacgtcctctcgcttaaagttgtttcgatcttacgtccctgctcaattacagaacatgcttcttttaaagttgtgcagtgcttcactataacatcgtttggctgcctgctttgtccacagctggcagccccccatcagctcccacccgcccacagtgcctcctgcccactgccagaccccacggatcagcgccttcctcctcctgcccgcggcaatcatctggcttgcggcgttcaggaggaaggggggaggagcgaggactcggcgcgcagactccccctgcctcctgaacaccgcaaaccagctgattgccatgggcagaaggaggggggaggagcgaggactgcATGCatgtaaagggggagggggagaagaggaggcagGTTATGGGTGGGGGCTTAGGGGAAAGGGTGGCGTGGgcgggccgagggttgagccccccgccccggtgcttgcagagtaggggaagctgccgctgctgctgcgcaaTGTACTTCTCCTAGCCTAcggcaccttcagcctccttgcctgcctcattgtctccagggccagtgggctgtgcctgtgtggggtaaggcgggggcacctcccaactatagtactgtactgtctGGCTAAagaaaatttccctggaacctaacccccatatttacattcattcttatgggggaCATTGAATTCGCTTAACCTCATTTCActtagttgcatttttcaggaacataactacaacgttaagtgcggagttactgtatttgttttACCATAATACCAAGGAGTGCCAATCACTGACTGCACTAGGTACTGCGCAAACAACACTGCAGTGCTGTAGGGTTCTTGCCAAACTGTATGCCTTTTACCACAGTGGGAAAGCACGTGATAAGTGGCAGAAGTAAACATGCAGAAGTGTCCGTAAAACTCCTTCTCCTCTTTGAAAGTTCATAAATTTCCCACTGTACCATTTATTTTTTGGGAGACCCCTCCTGCTCTTCTGTAGAGGTTGGCTATTTATATGGTGTGTGCAATATGGCACAAGAAAAGGGCTTCAACAGAAAGGAAAATCTTCATGTTCAACTCTCTGTAGGTTAGTAGTGTTGGATTTTGTAAGACAACCCAATCAAATACTTTAAGTCTTGCCTGTAAATTTAAGGGTATCTTAAAGTTTTTACTCCTGGAAAAATATGTTCtgcttttgggggggaaatctctGCTTAGACCCAGGCACCCAAGTTCATTTGGAAAGAGCTAGTCTTCACTTCCCCCACCTACAAACCATTGTGCTTCTGCTTCAGATGGGTAACCCTGTTCAACTCCAGAAGTGGCAGCATTTCCAGTATATAGGAGCGAGAAATAAGATACTGTGCTGTGGTGATTTATAGGTATTTCTAGAGTCCCCATCTATagtctgtaaaatgctttggaatTATTCCATCTGAAAGTGGGAGATAATGTGATAGCACATCAGTAACTCTTCTTTAGTCACGTGGGGTTTTATTGAACCAGGATCAGTCGTGATTCTTTCCATGGGCTTGGAATGACGTAATGCCAACTCCTTTCGTTTTAGGTCTCGCTCTCGAAGCAGACACTCTCGTAAGAGCAGAAGCCGTAGTGGCAGTAGCAAAAGCAGCCATTCCAAGAGTAGATCAAGATCCAGGTATACTTTTGTGGGGGAGAACCTGGGGAAGTGTAAGAGGCATCACCCTAATGCTGCAGCATGGGAACTCTTTCTTGCTTCATTTGTTTACCAAAATTTAATAGCAAACGAGAGCCAACCCCATGTTCAAAAGGCTGATACGTCACCATCCACTTGTGCTTTTTCAGGTCTGGGTCCCGTTCCAGAAGCAAGAGCCGTAGTCGAAGCAAGAGCCGTAGCAGAGGCCAAAAGGACAAAAGCCGGAGTCCAAGCAAAGACGATAAAAGTAGGAGCCGCAGCAGGAGTGCGGAGAAAACCCAGAGCAAAAGTAAAGACAAAGCGGAGGATGCCGTCCAGAACAACGACGACGCAAAAGCAAAGAGCAGGAGCCCCAGCAAGGAAAAGAGTAAGAGTAAAAGTAGGAGCAGGAGTGGGAGCAAGGAGAGagtggaggaagagaaggagagcgTGAGGAGGAGTAGGAGTAAGGAGAAAAGCAGGAGTAAAGAGAGGGAGAAGAGCAAGGCTAGGAGCAGGAGCAAGAGCAGAGAGGAGAGTAAGAGCAGGAGTCGGAGTAAGAGTAAGGAGAAGAGGAAAGGACGGAAGAGGAGTAGGGATGACAGcagaagcaggagcaggagcCGTAGCAAGAGTGAGAAAAGCAAAAGGCGCAACAAGCGAGACAGCAGAtctagcaacaagaagaaaaagaaggaagACCAAGAGCGGTCTAGGTCTAGATCCAGGTCCAGGTCCAGATCCAGATCCAGATCGGAGTCCAAGGAAAAGGAGCAGCTAAAACCAGAATCTGACAAAAAGGAGGTAAAAAATGAGGGTGAGGAAATGGACAAAAGTCATGAGTCTCGGTCCAGATCTAGGTCAAATTCTAAATCCAAACCAAATGTCAAATCAGAATCTCGGTCCCGATCAAAGTCAATTTCAAAAACTAGGTCCCGGTCCAAGTCTAGATCTAGGTCTGCCTCTAAATCACCATCCAGATCTAGATCAAGATCTCGTTCGAGGTCCTAAACTTGCTGCAACCACACTTGAAACTATATGAAAAGTCTTTTGTACATGTTTGGTAGTTGTAGCACAAGTGATTGAAGTAGAACACATGTCAATGCTGTACATTTTTAACTACCCTAATGGTGTGTCTGTAATTGTTCAGTACAGGGCTCCCTCTCTGCAATGCTTTCTGGATCAAGGCTATGCAGCTCATTTGCTGGCTTGTAGAAAGATCCCCTTTATAACACAATCCTCACTAGAACACCAAAATCCCCTTGTTTTCCAAGAGCAGCCTTACAGAGAGGAAGCGCTGTACTTCGATGGGTTTATAAGGTTGGAATGATGACTGATAGGTAGGTATGGTGACTTCAACTATTTTTGCCCTTGAACTGATGCCCTTTGATGTATGCCATTTAGTGAAAGTGCTAAGTCTTAAGTTTCATACTACTTTTGGTTTCATATTTTTGGATTTACAGAGTTGTGAATAGCACAGTCAAGGAAATAGATACCTGCAGTAACCCATAGGGGAATAAAAAGTAGAGTTCCATATTCTGGTATTGTGACAATATCCTTGTTTTatattaaatttttttattttatttttccccgTCTTGCAAAGTACAGTGATCCCTGTTTCCATGAAATTTGAATAAAGACTATTTTTGCTTGATGACATTTGGTGGTGGTTTAAATGAAATTATGCCGTGATTAGCCACTTGACAATAAAAAAGATAGATATCTTTtttattgtgtgtatatatatatatatatggaacaTGCAACACTTTAGACC
This genomic interval carries:
- the SRSF4 gene encoding serine/arginine-rich splicing factor 4 isoform X9; amino-acid sequence: MSDIQKTFNQCGYGYRRSGRDKYGPPTRTEYRLIVENLSSRCSWQDLKDYMRQAGEVTYADAHKGRKNEGVIEFKSYSDMKRALEKLDGTEVNGRKIRLVEDRPGSRRRRSYSRSRSHSRSRSRSRHSRKSRSRSGSSKSSHSKSRSRSRSGSRSRSKSRSRSKSRSRGQKDKSRSPSKDDKSRSRSRSAEKTQSKSKDKAEDAVQNNDDAKAKSRSPSKEKSKSKSRSRSGSKERVEEEKESVRRSRSKEKSRSKEREKSKARSRSKSREESKSRSRSKSKEKRKGRKRSRDDSRSRSRSRSKSEKSKRRNKRDSRSSNKKKKKEDQERSRSRSRSRSRSRSRSESKEKEQLKPESDKKEVKNEGEEMDKSHESRSRSRSNSKSKPNVKSESRSRSKSISKTRSRSKSRSRSASKSPSRSRSRSRSRS
- the SRSF4 gene encoding serine/arginine-rich splicing factor 4 isoform X4, whose protein sequence is MAPSVPRCLSFTRVPRCHVGTSPALDTWCPGTTWPHCPPRTVALRAPRGSAPAGAETWLSGRRPRPGGSVPFSVAAPLRGTAGSAPGGGSGAGRDVAPLLVDVSDVRTSPRPLRARYAAAGRCPPLAPPALSQPPPVAVRERGDAAGLHRPPQLPGPGAGRGALLQGLRQDPRGGSQKRDYMRQAGEVTYADAHKGRKNEGVIEFKSYSDMKRALEKLDGTEVNGRKIRLVEDRPGSRRRRSYSRSRSHSRSRSRSRHSRKSRSRSGSSKSSHSKSRSRSRSGSRSRSKSRSRSKSRSRGQKDKSRSPSKDDKSRSRSRSAEKTQSKSKDKAEDAVQNNDDAKAKSRSPSKEKSKSKSRSRSGSKERVEEEKESVRRSRSKEKSRSKEREKSKARSRSKSREESKSRSRSKSKEKRKGRKRSRDDSRSRSRSRSKSEKSKRRNKRDSRSSNKKKKKEDQERSRSRSRSRSRSRSRSESKEKEQLKPESDKKEVKNEGEEMDKSHESRSRSRSNSKSKPNVKSESRSRSKSISKTRSRSKSRSRSASKSPSRSRSRSRSRS